Proteins from a genomic interval of Enterococcus faecium:
- a CDS encoding Ig-like domain-containing protein encodes MNQYVKKLIASILFVFPLLMVTSVFADVEKTSESTQSENQSFDKTTFSEESITSETTESQSEAPTSNTRQEENKTSETSEVAEQTSDSSEEVQVRVVSADGYSEAATTEELTQLLADESVAKIRLTQPLTLDRELEIKRDIVIDFGGLAHNFGKHHIYINETPQSIEFQNFKGTAAHPGGLIPNIDGNAIIIAYMSDFWGSRYHFTGEIKFTGTLDLYDGSKLGLIYAPRATVTLDGVSGVLDVQPVKEGMNAAPGKAYFCRSYQLNVINGSQLCGPYLGKFYGFLDSGDETGSGKTAPGLHILSGSKVSLDYDRADGVSDEGEAVDTLPGNVTFEVSGSGSEFSVNTKINITNDNNRGIIQMRGSGSRVAVSNDGKITINTATTGGFRLQGDSSQIHVSSGGQISVKMAGDGDQPGNNGMRFVRKGLSFIVEGAGSVIDIDKQSGRSSAVRFENGTQKLTVTNGGSLKVRNAGDGKSYVNRLNQGNQAIQFYDASGFLESPGSADFTVTGEKSNIDIRADSGATVDTTGDIDLNFMAGEKTYLVMVGKTGEDKTGIISGDVLNVDLESPTYFDFQNKRIGSETNGIGGWVFQGNGDSSLKIAHSEIALWRKAGATFDNFEKDPDYFSDMTDLSINGTDLGNFVSSPSAGLTNEFAQTGAGMKNYNRISANNQLPMIESLRVPTNADKKIYGHVVVPEGVEAKPRDAWTGEVEVTLRITYADTTKSPVEITTLTQGQTDENKGAGYNPWGEGEQGGLFEVQVPNKERLTTGDQVQVVAAKKVRGGQEVTELDSAKTTVDVIPPEPANLSTTLINAASRTITGTGEAGALVSLKKNQAVLSETTIDDTGEFVLSIPENQLFAGDVLEIVLNDQAGEATAKGVQNKPSTNDEIGNHNPSDTPVVYHDAPPFAPATKIVVEGGLSFLAPSKLDFGQIKATGLTQEAFGQMDIQEKLWIYDQRETKNPWILTIKLSQPFTNDAGFSMQDVLYFKKGEEYQLVNEEELEIVRGQNSTNVQADYSEYLNNGRTFKLVLTKENQIAGNYSAEITWTLADAPTE; translated from the coding sequence CAGAAGAATCAATTACTTCTGAAACTACAGAATCCCAAAGTGAGGCGCCTACTTCTAATACAAGGCAAGAAGAAAATAAGACAAGTGAGACCTCAGAAGTAGCTGAACAAACGTCTGATAGCAGTGAAGAGGTACAGGTTAGAGTTGTTTCAGCGGATGGGTACAGCGAAGCTGCCACAACAGAAGAACTGACGCAGCTTCTCGCAGACGAATCAGTAGCTAAGATTCGTTTAACTCAGCCTTTGACTTTAGACAGGGAATTGGAGATCAAGCGAGATATCGTTATCGATTTTGGCGGACTTGCTCATAATTTCGGCAAACATCACATCTATATCAATGAGACACCTCAGTCGATCGAGTTTCAGAATTTTAAAGGAACGGCAGCTCATCCAGGTGGGTTGATACCAAATATCGATGGAAATGCCATTATCATTGCTTATATGTCCGATTTTTGGGGAAGCAGATATCATTTTACGGGAGAAATAAAATTTACCGGGACACTTGACTTATATGATGGTTCTAAATTAGGCCTGATTTACGCCCCTCGTGCAACTGTCACATTAGATGGTGTTTCCGGTGTATTGGATGTCCAACCAGTGAAAGAAGGGATGAATGCCGCTCCGGGTAAAGCTTATTTTTGTAGAAGCTATCAGCTAAATGTAATCAATGGTAGTCAGCTTTGTGGACCATATCTAGGAAAATTCTATGGTTTTCTAGATTCAGGTGATGAGACGGGCAGTGGAAAAACAGCACCAGGACTCCATATCTTGAGTGGTTCAAAGGTCTCTCTTGACTATGATCGGGCAGATGGCGTCAGCGATGAAGGAGAGGCTGTCGATACGCTACCCGGGAATGTCACATTTGAAGTTAGTGGCTCAGGAAGTGAATTTTCGGTAAATACAAAGATCAATATTACCAACGACAACAATCGCGGAATTATCCAAATGAGAGGCTCAGGATCAAGAGTCGCTGTGTCGAATGATGGGAAAATCACAATCAATACAGCGACTACTGGCGGATTTCGCCTGCAAGGAGATTCTAGTCAAATCCATGTATCAAGTGGTGGACAAATCTCGGTCAAAATGGCTGGAGATGGCGACCAACCTGGAAACAATGGGATGCGTTTTGTAAGGAAAGGACTTTCTTTTATCGTAGAAGGAGCCGGATCAGTCATCGATATTGATAAGCAAAGTGGTCGTTCTAGCGCAGTTCGTTTTGAGAACGGTACGCAAAAACTAACAGTAACTAATGGAGGCTCATTGAAGGTAAGAAATGCAGGGGATGGCAAATCTTATGTGAACAGACTCAATCAAGGAAACCAAGCGATCCAATTTTATGACGCTTCTGGTTTTCTAGAAAGTCCAGGGTCAGCTGATTTTACGGTTACTGGAGAAAAATCAAATATCGATATACGCGCAGATTCCGGAGCTACCGTAGATACAACTGGAGATATTGATTTGAACTTTATGGCTGGCGAAAAAACTTATTTAGTCATGGTCGGGAAAACTGGGGAAGATAAGACTGGCATCATCAGTGGGGATGTGTTGAATGTAGACTTAGAATCTCCTACCTATTTCGATTTCCAAAACAAACGGATCGGAAGCGAGACTAATGGCATAGGTGGCTGGGTATTTCAAGGAAATGGCGATTCTTCTTTGAAGATCGCTCATTCAGAAATTGCTTTATGGCGAAAGGCAGGAGCAACGTTCGATAACTTTGAAAAAGATCCGGATTATTTTTCTGATATGACAGACTTATCGATCAATGGAACCGACTTAGGTAATTTTGTATCAAGCCCTAGTGCAGGTTTAACAAATGAATTTGCTCAGACAGGTGCCGGAATGAAAAATTATAATCGAATCAGTGCCAATAACCAGCTTCCGATGATTGAATCCTTAAGAGTACCAACGAATGCAGATAAAAAAATCTATGGGCATGTCGTTGTTCCCGAAGGTGTCGAGGCAAAGCCAAGAGATGCTTGGACAGGCGAAGTAGAAGTGACTTTACGTATTACTTATGCAGATACGACGAAATCACCTGTAGAAATTACTACTCTCACACAAGGACAAACAGATGAAAATAAAGGGGCAGGATATAATCCGTGGGGAGAAGGCGAACAAGGCGGTTTGTTTGAAGTTCAAGTACCCAACAAAGAAAGACTAACAACGGGGGATCAAGTGCAAGTAGTTGCTGCTAAAAAAGTAAGAGGTGGCCAAGAAGTGACAGAACTGGACTCTGCCAAAACGACAGTCGATGTGATTCCTCCTGAACCTGCTAATTTAAGTACCACGTTAATCAATGCAGCTTCTCGCACGATCACAGGTACAGGTGAAGCAGGAGCCTTGGTTTCATTGAAAAAAAATCAAGCTGTTTTGTCAGAAACAACTATTGATGATACAGGGGAATTTGTTCTTTCTATCCCAGAAAATCAACTTTTTGCAGGAGATGTATTAGAAATTGTATTAAACGACCAAGCAGGAGAAGCTACTGCTAAGGGTGTGCAGAACAAGCCAAGTACCAACGATGAAATTGGGAATCACAATCCAAGTGATACGCCAGTTGTTTATCATGATGCCCCGCCTTTTGCACCTGCTACGAAGATCGTAGTAGAAGGTGGTCTCTCATTTCTTGCCCCTTCCAAACTCGATTTTGGTCAGATCAAAGCAACTGGTTTGACACAAGAAGCATTTGGCCAAATGGATATACAGGAAAAATTATGGATTTATGATCAGCGAGAAACGAAAAATCCGTGGATCTTAACGATAAAATTATCTCAGCCTTTCACAAATGATGCAGGATTTTCTATGCAGGATGTCCTATATTTCAAGAAAGGAGAGGAGTATCAATTAGTGAATGAAGAAGAACTGGAAATTGTCAGAGGACAAAATTCAACGAATGTGCAAGCAGATTATTCAGAATATTTAAATAACGGTCGGACGTTTAAACTTGTCTTAACCAAAGAAAATCAGATAGCTGGTAATTACTCAGCAGAGATAACATGGACATTAGCAGA